Below is a window of Bradyrhizobium sp. SZCCHNS1050 DNA.
GCATCGCGCCCTTCCCCGGCTCGCCCGGCACCTTCTTCTGGAGCGGCATCGCCGGCACGTTCTTCTGGATCGATCCGAAGGAGGAGCTGTTCTGCGTGTTCATGGCGCAGGCCCCCGGGCAGCGCGACTACCTGCGCACGCTGGTGCGCGACGTGGTGTACGCGGCGGTGGAATGAGGGCGGCGCGCAGCAAATGCTGTCGTCCCGGCGAACGCCTAGCGTTCGCGGGACGACAGTTGAGAGTGTGGCGGCATCACCGCGCACCACACCCGTATGTCCCCCTCAACTGATCGTCGCGCCCCCGTCGATCACCATGGTCTGGCCGGTCATGAAGTTGCCCGCGGCGGAGCCCAGGAAGACCGCGGCGCCGGCGATCTCGTCGGGGATGCCGATGCGGAGCAGCGGCGAGCGCGCGGTCGAGGCCTTGAGGTTCTCCGGATTGTCCCACAGCGCTTTGGCGAAATCGGTCTTGATCAGGCCGGGCGCGATGCAGTTCACGCGCACATTGTGCGGGCCGTATTCGCAGGCGAGGTTGCGCGCGAGCTGCATGTCGGCAGCCTTGGAGATCGCGTAGGCACCGAGGATGGTCGAGCCCTTCAGGCCGCCGATCGACGACACGATGATGATCGAGCCGTCCTTGCGCGCGATCATCTGCGGCACGACCATGCTGATCAGCCAGTTGTTGGCGACGATGTTGTTGTCGAGGATCTTGCGGAACTGATCGTCGGAGATGCCGGCGAGCGGCCCGTAGTAAGGATTCGACGCCGCGTTGCAGACCAGCACGTCGATCTTGCCGTAGATGCGGTTGGCCTCGTCGACGAGGTTCTGCAGGTTCTCCTTGCTGGAGATGTTGGCGGCGACTGCCGCCGCCGTGCCTGCACCGAAGCGGTCATTGATCTCGCGCGCCACCTGGTCGCAGACATCGGCCTTGCGCGAGGAGATCACCACCTTGGCGCCGTGCTCGGCCATGCGCTCGGCAATGGCGAGCCCGATGCCACGCGTGGATCCGGTGATGACGGCGACCTTGCCGGTCATGTCGAACAGGGTCATGGGGAGTTCCTCCTACTTATTTGGCTGTTGTCGGTTTCGAAATTGGCACGGCGACGTCCACGAGACTTTTCCGCGGTGCCAGTGACTGCGCCCTCTCCCACAAGGGAAGAGGGTGCACTGCCCGTGCGGGCGAGATTTTTGAACGACGCGCATAGCAACTCACTATCTCGTTTCACGCCAGCTTGCTCGTCGTCACCTCCGGCCCGGCCGGCTGGTGCATCGCGCGGTGCGCGGCGTCCGCGATCCAGGGCTGCTGATTGACCATCGGCAGCCGCCATGTACTCGTCTCGCCGGCCACGATGTGGTCGAGCCGGGTCACCGAGCAATTGTCGATGTCGAAGGCGAGCCCCTTCTCGACCAGGCCGCCGAGCGCCAGGCCAACAGCCGCCTTGATGGTGCCGCCATGGCCGACGGCGATGACGTCGCGGCCGGCTTCCGAAACCGTGATGCGCGCAATCGCCGCTGTCACGCGGGTGTACAGATCCATGTAGCTCTCGCCGCCCGGCGCCGGCTCATCGATGTCGGCGAACCAGTGGCTGCCCGCGGGACGGCTGGCCAGGAACGCGGCGCGGTTCATGCCCTGCCATTGCCCGAGATGCTGCTCGGCAAAAGCGGCCTCCCTGATCATTGCTGCGGGACGCGGGAATCCGGCGGCCCAGATCGCCTCCGCCGTCTGATGCGTGCGCATCAGATTGCTCGCATACCACACCGCGCGGCGCGGCAGGATTTTCGCGACCGCCTCGAACACCTCGCGATCGGAGGTATCGCAGGCGATGTCCGACTGGCCGTAGATGTTGCCGCCGTCGCT
It encodes the following:
- a CDS encoding SDR family oxidoreductase, with translation MTLFDMTGKVAVITGSTRGIGLAIAERMAEHGAKVVISSRKADVCDQVAREINDRFGAGTAAAVAANISSKENLQNLVDEANRIYGKIDVLVCNAASNPYYGPLAGISDDQFRKILDNNIVANNWLISMVVPQMIARKDGSIIIVSSIGGLKGSTILGAYAISKAADMQLARNLACEYGPHNVRVNCIAPGLIKTDFAKALWDNPENLKASTARSPLLRIGIPDEIAGAAVFLGSAAGNFMTGQTMVIDGGATIS
- a CDS encoding histidine phosphatase family protein; this encodes MSADGTKPSVVTTRWWWVRHAPVRSDGGNIYGQSDIACDTSDREVFEAVAKILPRRAVWYASNLMRTHQTAEAIWAAGFPRPAAMIREAAFAEQHLGQWQGMNRAAFLASRPAGSHWFADIDEPAPGGESYMDLYTRVTAAIARITVSEAGRDVIAVGHGGTIKAAVGLALGGLVEKGLAFDIDNCSVTRLDHIVAGETSTWRLPMVNQQPWIADAAHRAMHQPAGPEVTTSKLA